One Natrinema longum genomic window carries:
- a CDS encoding DUF2309 domain-containing protein, with the protein MTRNTDDARRIEASIDRAAERIGSVWPLHSFVTANPLSGFEDEPFHRAVAEAEELFGGRGYPHPSVFRRAWESGRIDAETLRAELAAHGIDRDPETLLEELAETEAARDAADPGDATEAVDRVLSKWLAAFLDEGQAKWPMPNREDGFYRAWRAVAPHDGDVPGPADADDLPETAIDALESVLGDYPEGRWVDILEAHLAALPGWSGFVVQRTDDDVDPWQAQYPITLAQYLAVRLTIADLLDAPIDLDAGDGTDGDDADAVPLPEIWLTAWEKSYRERLLEGIDDAVTDPATAGDGGHPAAQLVFCIDTRSEVIRRHIEAQGPYETHGYAGFFGVPMRHRGYEAPADTDACPPIVDPEHRVVDRPADAESATARDRWTGLATAARNHFTTLKSNLVAAFTFVEGAGSAYGSAMAARTLSPSTIATLESAIAERVPSRHEAAAPAVDYDAYDDHDHADHDLPQGLSHEAKVEYAQNAFELMGWTEFARLVVFAGHASETTNNPFGSSLDCGACAGNPGGPNARVLAAICNDTSVRATLRERGIDIPEDTVFLAGEHNTTTDEITLFDDDVPESHREDLESLRADLARARTGAAAERTASADDEAAVDEVERKAADWAETRPEWGLAGNASFVIGPRELTADRNLDGRAFLHSYDWSVDPDGDALEAIVAGPLVVTQWINNQYYFATVDNGVYGSGSKVTQNPVGNVGVVQGNGGDLLTGLPLQSLKLDDERPFHQPLRLTAVIHAPRERVTEILRDHEDVRELLDNGWIGDLTVVDPERDNESFHYAGDLEWASHREEATPEAATPTETTPVAESTADD; encoded by the coding sequence ATGACGCGTAACACCGACGACGCCCGTCGCATCGAAGCGAGCATCGACCGCGCGGCCGAGCGCATCGGCTCGGTCTGGCCGCTGCACTCGTTCGTCACGGCCAACCCCCTCTCGGGGTTCGAGGACGAGCCGTTCCACCGCGCCGTCGCGGAGGCCGAGGAACTGTTCGGCGGGCGGGGCTACCCCCACCCGTCGGTCTTCCGCCGCGCCTGGGAGTCGGGCCGGATCGACGCCGAGACGCTCCGAGCGGAACTCGCGGCCCACGGGATCGACCGCGACCCCGAGACGCTGCTCGAGGAACTGGCTGAGACCGAAGCGGCCCGGGACGCGGCCGATCCCGGCGACGCGACCGAGGCCGTCGATCGGGTCCTCTCGAAGTGGCTCGCGGCCTTCCTCGACGAGGGCCAGGCCAAGTGGCCGATGCCCAACCGCGAGGACGGGTTCTACCGAGCGTGGCGCGCGGTGGCCCCCCACGACGGCGACGTGCCCGGCCCCGCCGACGCCGACGACCTCCCCGAGACGGCCATCGACGCGCTCGAGTCGGTCCTCGGTGACTACCCCGAGGGGCGCTGGGTCGACATCCTCGAGGCCCACCTCGCGGCGCTGCCGGGCTGGAGCGGGTTCGTCGTCCAGCGGACCGACGACGACGTCGACCCGTGGCAGGCGCAGTACCCGATCACGCTGGCCCAGTACCTCGCGGTGCGGCTGACGATCGCGGACCTGCTCGACGCGCCGATCGATCTCGACGCCGGCGACGGGACCGACGGCGACGACGCCGACGCGGTCCCGCTGCCCGAGATCTGGCTGACCGCCTGGGAGAAGAGCTACCGCGAGCGGCTCCTCGAGGGGATCGACGACGCCGTGACCGATCCCGCAACCGCCGGGGACGGCGGCCATCCGGCTGCCCAGCTCGTGTTCTGTATCGACACCCGCTCGGAGGTGATCCGCCGCCACATCGAGGCGCAGGGTCCCTACGAAACCCACGGCTACGCGGGCTTTTTCGGCGTGCCGATGCGCCACCGCGGCTACGAGGCCCCGGCCGACACCGACGCCTGCCCGCCGATCGTCGACCCCGAACACCGGGTCGTCGACCGACCCGCCGACGCCGAGTCAGCCACCGCCCGCGACCGCTGGACCGGGCTCGCCACGGCCGCGCGCAACCACTTCACGACGCTCAAGTCCAACCTCGTCGCCGCCTTTACCTTCGTCGAGGGGGCCGGCAGCGCCTACGGCTCGGCGATGGCGGCCCGGACGCTGTCGCCGTCGACGATCGCCACGCTCGAGTCCGCCATCGCGGAGCGCGTCCCGAGCCGCCACGAGGCCGCCGCGCCCGCCGTCGACTACGACGCGTACGACGATCACGACCACGCCGACCACGACCTCCCGCAGGGGCTGAGCCACGAGGCGAAAGTCGAGTACGCCCAAAACGCCTTCGAACTCATGGGCTGGACCGAGTTCGCCCGACTGGTCGTCTTCGCGGGCCACGCCAGCGAGACGACGAACAACCCCTTCGGCTCGAGCCTCGACTGCGGGGCCTGCGCCGGCAACCCCGGCGGGCCCAACGCCCGCGTCCTCGCGGCGATCTGTAACGACACCTCTGTCAGAGCGACGCTCCGTGAGCGCGGGATCGACATCCCCGAGGACACCGTCTTCCTCGCGGGCGAACACAACACGACGACCGACGAGATCACCCTCTTCGACGACGACGTGCCCGAGAGCCACCGCGAGGACCTCGAGTCCCTGCGCGCGGACCTCGCTCGCGCCCGCACCGGGGCCGCCGCCGAGCGCACCGCGTCGGCCGACGACGAGGCGGCAGTCGACGAGGTCGAGCGCAAGGCGGCCGACTGGGCCGAGACCCGCCCCGAGTGGGGGCTGGCCGGCAACGCTTCCTTCGTCATCGGGCCGCGCGAACTCACCGCCGACCGGAACCTCGACGGCCGCGCGTTCCTCCACTCCTACGACTGGTCCGTCGACCCGGACGGCGACGCCCTCGAGGCGATCGTGGCGGGACCGCTCGTGGTCACCCAGTGGATCAACAACCAGTACTACTTCGCGACGGTCGACAACGGCGTCTACGGGAGCGGCTCGAAGGTCACCCAGAACCCGGTGGGCAACGTCGGCGTCGTCCAGGGCAACGGCGGCGACCTGCTGACCGGCCTGCCGCTACAGTCGCTCAAACTCGACGACGAGCGTCCGTTCCACCAGCCGCTGCGCCTGACCGCGGTGATCCACGCGCCCCGCGAGCGCGTGACCGAGATCCTCCGCGACCACGAGGACGTCCGAGAACTGCTCGACAACGGGTGGATCGGCGATCTGACCGTCGTCGATCCCGAACGCGATAACGAGTCGTTCCACTACGCGGGCGACCTCGAGTGGGCGAGCCATCGCGAGGAGGCAACCCCGGAGGCGGCGACGCCGACGGAGACGACGCCGGTCGCGGAGTCGACGGCCGACGACTGA
- a CDS encoding Lrp/AsnC family transcriptional regulator: MAEYEPDAVDREILYALQEEARNLSSSEIADRTDASSSTVRKRIQRLESEGVIKGYSANIDYTKSGYPIRMLLFCTAPIPERGEYIDDLLEISGVVSVQELITGEQNLLVTVVVENDREITPIAQRIADMGLTITDEVLVRSHRSTSFDEFSS, from the coding sequence ATGGCGGAGTACGAGCCGGACGCGGTCGACCGGGAGATCCTCTACGCGTTACAGGAGGAGGCGCGAAACCTCTCCTCCAGCGAGATCGCCGACCGGACCGACGCCTCCTCGAGTACGGTCCGCAAGCGCATTCAGCGACTGGAGTCGGAGGGCGTCATCAAGGGATACAGCGCGAACATCGATTACACGAAGTCCGGCTACCCGATCCGGATGCTGTTGTTCTGTACGGCACCGATCCCGGAGCGGGGGGAGTACATCGACGACCTGCTCGAGATCTCGGGCGTCGTCTCGGTTCAGGAATTGATCACCGGTGAGCAGAACCTCCTCGTGACCGTGGTCGTCGAAAACGACAGGGAAATCACGCCGATCGCACAACGGATCGCGGACATGGGACTGACGATCACCGACGAAGTACTCGTTCGCAGCCACCGATCGACCTCGTTCGACGAGTTCTCTTCCTAA
- a CDS encoding proton-conducting transporter membrane subunit — protein sequence MTEDTATIDDDVAQRPEPTPPSSAVPRAATWTVWTLFLASLGVLALTVRGGAGWEFSTLLRIDGLTAVMWVVVTFFSGIVHSYSRRYMAGDRDIERFFGRVFGFTLAVMTMTAANHVALFVAAWLAMGLLLAGLIGHVRDWPQAGAAGRVARRYFLASSALLAGSVALLVWATGATTLTGIIAGLEGVSRTVVLVAAAGVVLAAIIQSALVPFHGWLLSSMTAPTPASALMHAGFVNAGGVLLTRFAPLVGDELVIMSAIVLVGAVSALLGQAMILVQTDVKRKLGSSTIAQMGFMILQCGLGFFAAAIAHLILHGFYKAYLFLSSGAGVERAAPKDAGHTELGFSGIAVSLVTAVGGGALFGVLTGKATSLTLNSGTVLTLVVVLTTLTAARDILRRSTLPTSVRFVSVPLVVLTAIGGYAVMFNAVSSMLSGVPMTHVSTEMTVVHYLVVALFVGAYLVAELGWYRSSERLYVALLNVSQPDPSTVLTSTEEYNDA from the coding sequence ATGACCGAGGACACAGCAACGATCGACGACGATGTCGCACAGCGCCCCGAACCGACGCCACCGAGTTCGGCCGTGCCGCGAGCGGCGACCTGGACGGTCTGGACGCTCTTTCTGGCCAGCCTCGGGGTTCTCGCGTTGACGGTTCGAGGGGGAGCCGGCTGGGAGTTTTCGACGCTCCTGCGGATCGACGGGCTGACCGCAGTCATGTGGGTCGTGGTCACGTTCTTCAGCGGGATCGTCCACAGCTACTCGCGGCGCTACATGGCCGGCGACCGCGACATCGAGCGGTTCTTCGGCCGCGTGTTCGGCTTTACCCTCGCCGTCATGACGATGACCGCGGCGAACCACGTCGCGCTGTTCGTGGCCGCGTGGCTGGCGATGGGCCTGCTGCTGGCCGGCCTCATCGGCCACGTCCGCGACTGGCCACAGGCCGGAGCCGCCGGCCGGGTCGCCCGCCGCTACTTCCTCGCCAGCAGCGCCCTGCTCGCCGGCTCCGTTGCACTGCTGGTTTGGGCGACCGGCGCGACGACGCTCACCGGTATCATCGCGGGGCTCGAGGGCGTCTCGCGGACGGTCGTGCTCGTCGCCGCTGCGGGGGTCGTCCTCGCGGCGATCATCCAGTCGGCGCTCGTGCCGTTTCACGGCTGGCTGCTGTCGTCGATGACCGCGCCGACGCCGGCGTCGGCCCTGATGCACGCCGGCTTCGTCAACGCGGGCGGGGTCCTGTTGACCAGGTTCGCGCCGCTGGTCGGCGACGAACTCGTGATCATGTCGGCGATCGTCCTCGTCGGCGCGGTCAGCGCCCTGCTCGGGCAGGCGATGATCCTCGTCCAGACCGACGTCAAGCGCAAGCTCGGCAGCTCGACGATCGCCCAGATGGGCTTTATGATACTCCAGTGCGGGCTCGGCTTCTTCGCCGCGGCCATCGCCCACCTCATTCTGCACGGCTTCTACAAGGCGTATCTCTTCCTCTCGTCGGGTGCGGGCGTCGAACGCGCGGCTCCCAAAGACGCGGGCCACACCGAACTCGGCTTCTCCGGGATCGCCGTCAGCCTCGTGACGGCCGTCGGCGGCGGCGCGCTCTTTGGCGTCCTCACCGGGAAGGCGACGAGCCTGACGCTGAACAGCGGTACCGTCCTGACGCTGGTCGTGGTCCTGACGACGCTGACCGCCGCCCGGGACATCCTCCGGCGCTCGACCCTGCCGACGTCGGTCAGGTTCGTCAGCGTCCCGCTGGTCGTCCTGACCGCCATCGGCGGCTACGCCGTGATGTTCAACGCCGTCTCGTCGATGCTGTCCGGCGTCCCGATGACTCACGTCTCGACCGAGATGACCGTCGTCCACTACCTCGTCGTCGCCCTCTTCGTCGGGGCGTATCTCGTCGCTGAACTGGGCTGGTATCGCTCGAGCGAACGCCTCTACGTCGCCCTGCTGAACGTCTCCCAACCCGATCCGTCGACCGTCCTCACCAGCACGGAGGAATACAATGACGCGTAA
- a CDS encoding cold-shock protein has protein sequence MAKGTVDFFNDTGGYGFIETEDADDDVFFHMEDIGGPDLEEGQELEFDIEQAPKGPRATNVERL, from the coding sequence ATGGCGAAAGGAACCGTTGATTTCTTCAACGACACTGGCGGCTACGGATTCATCGAGACTGAGGACGCGGACGACGACGTGTTCTTCCACATGGAAGACATCGGCGGCCCGGACCTGGAAGAAGGGCAGGAGCTCGAGTTCGACATCGAGCAGGCCCCCAAGGGCCCGCGCGCGACGAACGTCGAGCGCCTGTAA